A genomic window from Nicotiana sylvestris chromosome 11, ASM39365v2, whole genome shotgun sequence includes:
- the LOC104230575 gene encoding probable fatty acyl-CoA reductase 5 isoform X2 codes for MQTELFKVLREKIGAKNLNTLVEEKVFPVAGDISFEDFGIENSEIKDEMFKEVDIIINSAATTRFDERYDIAMNINVVGAVNVLKFAKRCEKVKIIVHVSTAYVCGEGEGFIPEKSFLLGETLNKDLYLDIDVERRVIEDKLKELEAQNLTSKEVTIAMKDLGIQRA; via the exons ATGCAGACTGAATTGTTTAAGGTTCTAAGAGAAAAGATAGGTGCAAAAAACCTAAACACGCTCGTAGAAGAGAAGGTATTTCCAGTTGCTGGTGATATTTCATTTGaggattttggaattgaaaattcgGAGATAAAAGATGAAATGTTCAAAGAAGTCGACATAATCATAAACTCAGCTGCAACTACTAGATTTGATGAGAG ATATGATATTGCCATGAATATCAATGTCGTAGGTGCCGTCAACGTCCTCAAGTTTGCTAAAAGATGTGAAAAAGTGAAGATTATTGTTCACGTATCCACTG CTTATGTTTGTGGAGAGGGGGAGGGATTTATACCAGAGAAATCATTCCTTTTGGGTGAGACACTCAACAAAGACTTGTACTTAGACATTGATGTGGAGAGGAGGGTGATAGAAGACAAACTTAAGGAGCTTGAAGCTCAAAATTTGACATCAAAGGAAGTGACGATAGCCATGAAAGACCTAGGCATTCAAAG GGCATAG
- the LOC138881583 gene encoding uncharacterized protein, whose protein sequence is MTCKFSNASYEADVKVRIGSFNYLGSTIQGNGEIDDDIIHRIGAGWMNWELTSDVLCDKNVTARLKGKFYRVIIRPTILYEAEYWYSNKFFRCEVKNKEKNIDLKWEIEKGRKRKPKKDKRKMKKKEKERGEKERG, encoded by the exons ATGACGTGCAAATTCAGTAATGCATCATATGAGGCGGATGTAAAAGTGAGGATAGGAAGCTTCAACTATCTCGGGTCAACAATTCAAGGAaatggggagattgatgatgatatCATACATCGTATTGGTGCGGGTTGGATGAACTGGGAGCTCACATCCGATGTCCTATGTGATAAGAATGTTACAGCaagacttaaaggtaagttctatagagtgATTATTAGACCAACTATATTGTATGAGGCAGAGTATTG GTACTCAAACAAGTTTTTCCGGTGTGAAgtaaaaaataaagagaaaaatataGATCTGAAATGGGAGatagaaaagggaagaaaaagaaaaccaaagaaagataaaaggaagatgaagaagaaagagaaagaaagaggTGAGAAAGAAAGAGGATAG
- the LOC104230575 gene encoding fatty acyl-CoA reductase 8-like isoform X1 encodes MQTELFKVLREKIGAKNLNTLVEEKVFPVAGDISFEDFGIENSEIKDEMFKEVDIIINSAATTRFDERYDIAMNINVVGAVNVLKFAKRCEKVKIIVHVSTAYVCGEGEGFIPEKSFLLGETLNKDLYLDIDVERRVIEDKLKELEAQNLTSKEVTIAMKDLGIQSCRTVDSFILGYGKGILNFCFGDPNTKIDAIPGDMVVNSILAAVIAHGNQYYSSQESIYHISSFGKNPLKSCDIRLFTLLRKSNVYSMNESQHYTKNYNSHQIINKTIKQQ; translated from the exons ATGCAGACTGAATTGTTTAAGGTTCTAAGAGAAAAGATAGGTGCAAAAAACCTAAACACGCTCGTAGAAGAGAAGGTATTTCCAGTTGCTGGTGATATTTCATTTGaggattttggaattgaaaattcgGAGATAAAAGATGAAATGTTCAAAGAAGTCGACATAATCATAAACTCAGCTGCAACTACTAGATTTGATGAGAG ATATGATATTGCCATGAATATCAATGTCGTAGGTGCCGTCAACGTCCTCAAGTTTGCTAAAAGATGTGAAAAAGTGAAGATTATTGTTCACGTATCCACTG CTTATGTTTGTGGAGAGGGGGAGGGATTTATACCAGAGAAATCATTCCTTTTGGGTGAGACACTCAACAAAGACTTGTACTTAGACATTGATGTGGAGAGGAGGGTGATAGAAGACAAACTTAAGGAGCTTGAAGCTCAAAATTTGACATCAAAGGAAGTGACGATAGCCATGAAAGACCTAGGCATTCAAAG TTGCAGAACAGTGGATTCATTTATCTTGGGATATGGTAAAGGCATATTGAATTTCTGCTTTGGTGACCCAAACACAAAAATAGATGCG ATTCCAGGTGATATGGTGGTGAACTCCATACTAGCAGCAGTTATAGCACATGGAAATCAATATTATTCTTCTCAAGAATCAATATATCACATTAGTTCTTTTGGAAAAAATCCTCTAAAATCTTGTGATATTCGATTGTTCACGTTGTTGCGGAAATCAAATGTATATAGTATGAATGAGTCACAacactataccaaaaattataacagccatcaaataataaataagacaataaaacaacaataa